Within Oceanicoccus sp. KOV_DT_Chl, the genomic segment GAATGGTGGCTGGTAGCTGGAAGGCAATAGAGACAATAGCGCCGGCAGTGGAGCGACCGATGCCCGGTAGGTCGCACAGCTGATCGACGGTGTTAGGAAACTGCCCGTTGAGCTGTTCACAGACAGTCTTTGCCGTTTTATGTAAATTTCGAGCGCGAGAGTAATAACCTAAGCCGGTCCAAAGGTGCAGCACCCGATCTTCCTCGGCAGCAGCAAGGTCTTGCACAGTGGGAAGCTCCTGCATAAATCGCTGAAAATAAGGGATGACTGTGGTCACCTGGGTTTGTTGCAGCATGATTTCAGACACCCATACGCGGTAGGGGTTGATGTCTTTTTGCCAGGGCAGGTCTTTGCGGCCCGAGTGATCAAACCATTGCAGTGCGCGTTGACTGAGGTCGATAGCGAGGCGCTGATCAGTCATGGGGGCGGCCAAGTGGGAGGTTTTCTTTGACGCGTTGTGGGCGTGGCGCTGCTGTTTGGGTCGAATGTCGAAAATAACGGGCATTGTCAGTATTTTTATCGCTGCTTATGGGGTTGAAGCGCTATCAATAGATGTAATGCGTCGGCGCTTTTCCTATAATACCCAATTTGCTGCGCGAAAGCTGCGGCGCTGATTGTTTACCTTTGAAAGCCTTTGGAGAAATAGCATGGCGGAGCGTAAAGCTACCATTAGCCGCGATACCCTGGAAACACAAATTACTGTGTCGATTAACCTCGATGGCACGGGCGTGGCTAAGTTCGATACCGGCGTTCCCTTCCTTGACCACATGATGGATCAAATTGCCCGCCATGGGTTGATTGATATGAATATAACTGCCAAGGGTGATTTGCATATCGATGCCCACCACACGGTGGAAGATATTGGTATTACGTTGGGACAGGCTTTTAATCAGGCGGTTGGTGATAAAAAAGGGATGGCGCGATATGGGCACGCTTATGTTCCGCTGGATGAGGCGCTGTCACGGGTAGTGATTGATTTTTCCGGTCGCCCTGGTCTTGAGTGGCATGTGCCGTTTACCCGTGGGACGGTGGGTGGCTTTGATGTCGATTTGTTTATTGAGTTTTTTCAGGGCTTTATCAATCACGCCAAAGTGACGTTGCATGTCGATAATTTGCGTGGCAAAAATACTCACCATCAGGCTGAGACCGTATTCAAGGCATTTGGCCGCGCATTGCGAATGGCGTTAACTGCGGACGAGCGCATGGCTGGAATAATGCCGTCTACCAAAGGTAGCCTGTAAAACTAACACCGGCGTTTGTCAGCAAGCGCCGGTTATTTCTGATTGTACTTGAGATTTTCTTATGAGCAAAAGCACCGTTGCTGTGATTGATTATGGCATGGGAAATTTGCATTCCGTTGCCAGCGCGCTGGAACATGTCGCCAACCGTCTTGATAAAAATATCGAAGTGGTGGTGACCGGTGATGCCTCCACAATAATGAAAGCCGATAGGGTGATTTTCCCTGGTGTTGGCGCTATTCGCGATTGTATGGCGGAAATTTTGCGCGCGGAAGTGGATCAGGTTGTCGCCGAAGTGGCCAAGTCCAAACCACTGCTGGCGATTTGTGTAGGTATGCAGGCGCTTATGAATCGCAGTGAAGAAAACGGTGGTGTGGATTGTTTGGGCATGTTTCCCGGTGAGGTTAAATTTTTTGGAAACCCGCTAACTGATGTCAGTGGCAATAAATTAAAAGTACCGCATATGGGTTGGAATCAATTGCATCAAACTATTGAGCACCCTTTATGGGCAGGTATCGAACAAGATAGCCGTTTTTATTTTGTACATAGCTTTTATGTTCATACTGAAAACCCCGCATTGGTGGCAGGCACTGCCGACTACGGTAAAAAA encodes:
- the hisB gene encoding imidazoleglycerol-phosphate dehydratase HisB, which translates into the protein MAERKATISRDTLETQITVSINLDGTGVAKFDTGVPFLDHMMDQIARHGLIDMNITAKGDLHIDAHHTVEDIGITLGQAFNQAVGDKKGMARYGHAYVPLDEALSRVVIDFSGRPGLEWHVPFTRGTVGGFDVDLFIEFFQGFINHAKVTLHVDNLRGKNTHHQAETVFKAFGRALRMALTADERMAGIMPSTKGSL
- the hisH gene encoding imidazole glycerol phosphate synthase subunit HisH, encoding MSKSTVAVIDYGMGNLHSVASALEHVANRLDKNIEVVVTGDASTIMKADRVIFPGVGAIRDCMAEILRAEVDQVVAEVAKSKPLLAICVGMQALMNRSEENGGVDCLGMFPGEVKFFGNPLTDVSGNKLKVPHMGWNQLHQTIEHPLWAGIEQDSRFYFVHSFYVHTENPALVAGTADYGKKIHAALYHDNVFAVQCHPEKSSTAGLTLLGNFMQWDGQS